The following coding sequences lie in one Kribbella sp. NBC_00709 genomic window:
- a CDS encoding TetR/AcrR family transcriptional regulator — protein MESRDRRRAATLAEIKAAARRLLVSGGSAAVGLRAVARELGLTPPALYRYFPSHEALIGAMIADLYDELTTALMQLQTTEEAPDLGERLYLLANGLRNWGLAHPAEFALLFGTAVPMTDADSHDETPGHQAAMRFGAVFKELVAQIWHWKPFPYPPDELLGKELIAQLTEESEHFQGMPPGAIYLSLTYWTRLYGLICMEVFGQLHWVLPDAGAYFEAQLREIGEALGLDCPPPEE, from the coding sequence GTGGAGAGCCGGGACCGGCGGCGAGCGGCGACGCTGGCCGAGATCAAGGCGGCGGCCCGGCGGCTGCTGGTCAGCGGCGGTTCGGCCGCGGTCGGCCTGCGGGCGGTCGCCCGCGAGCTCGGCCTGACCCCGCCCGCGCTGTACCGGTACTTCCCGAGCCACGAGGCGCTGATCGGCGCGATGATCGCCGACCTGTACGACGAGCTGACGACCGCGCTGATGCAGTTGCAGACGACCGAAGAGGCGCCGGATCTCGGGGAGCGGCTCTACCTGCTGGCCAACGGCCTGCGGAACTGGGGACTGGCACATCCGGCCGAGTTCGCGCTGCTCTTCGGTACGGCCGTCCCGATGACGGATGCGGACAGTCACGACGAGACGCCCGGCCATCAGGCGGCGATGCGGTTCGGTGCCGTCTTCAAGGAACTGGTCGCGCAGATCTGGCACTGGAAGCCGTTCCCGTACCCGCCCGACGAGCTGCTCGGGAAAGAGCTGATCGCTCAGCTGACGGAGGAGTCCGAGCACTTCCAGGGCATGCCGCCCGGCGCGATCTATCTGTCGCTGACCTACTGGACCAGGCTCTACGGCCTGATCTGCATGGAGGTCTTCGGCCAGCTGCACTGGGTGCTGCCGGACGCCGGCGCGTACTTCGAGGCCCAGCTGCGCGAGATCGGCGAAGCGCTCGGCCTGGACTGCCCACCGCCGGAAGAATAG
- a CDS encoding MMPL family transporter, producing MFETLGHFTYRRRRLVLALTGVFVVLGLAWGTGVFGSLANGGFDAPDTEAANAVATIEQNVGRTGTDVVVLYRSPSGTVADPAFKQSVENHLAGLPTADVTGVSTYWSTKSPVFVSKDQHSTYAVLTLAGADQEARLETFHRIASHVRTAPPGLETKVGGEIAVFDEVNTQTEHDIVKAESISTPIVLVLLVVVFGGLVAASLPLFVGALAILGAFVLLRGLSAVTDVSIFSINIVTMIGLGLAIDYALFIVTRFREELARGNDVETALTATMATAGRTVAFSGVTVGVAISSLVLFPVMFLKSMAYGGAAAVAVAMIAALTALPALLAVLGHRVNSLRIFKPRKTSGEHGAWYRLAHSVMRRPVRYVLVLVPVLLVLGIPFLSAQLGGVDHRSLPPGATSRTVTETLQRDFPGAGGSDIYAAVRFDSAPSDPAAALAPYISRLQQVRDVDNVRIGGYANGIASVVVHTHFTGQELAARDVVHGVRAVPAPTGTQVQIGGETAAVIDLLHVLKERAPYMGGFIVVVTFVLLFIAFGSFVLPAKALLMNVLSLSAAFGAMVWIFQDGHLSGFLGFTPAGFLDATNPVLLFAVLFGLSMDYEVFLLSRIREEYDRTGDNTEAVAHGLQRTGGIITSAALLLIIVVAAFSTSGIVFVKMIGVGLVIAIALDATIVRALLVPATMRLLGRANWWAPAPLVRWWERNGFRETDQGWSRDSSQEPSPELARR from the coding sequence GTGTTCGAGACGCTCGGCCACTTCACGTACCGGCGCCGCCGTCTGGTGCTCGCCCTGACCGGGGTCTTCGTCGTCCTCGGACTGGCCTGGGGCACCGGCGTGTTCGGCTCCCTCGCGAACGGCGGCTTCGACGCGCCGGACACCGAGGCCGCGAACGCCGTCGCGACCATCGAGCAGAACGTCGGCCGCACCGGCACCGACGTCGTCGTGCTGTACCGCAGCCCGTCCGGGACCGTCGCCGACCCGGCGTTCAAGCAGTCCGTCGAGAACCATCTCGCCGGGTTGCCGACCGCCGACGTGACCGGCGTTTCGACGTACTGGAGCACCAAGTCCCCGGTCTTCGTGTCCAAGGATCAGCACAGCACGTACGCCGTACTCACGCTGGCCGGCGCCGATCAGGAGGCCCGGCTGGAGACGTTCCACCGGATCGCGTCGCACGTCCGGACCGCGCCTCCCGGGCTGGAGACGAAGGTCGGCGGCGAGATCGCGGTCTTCGACGAGGTGAACACGCAGACCGAGCACGACATCGTGAAGGCCGAGTCGATCTCGACGCCGATCGTGCTGGTGCTGCTGGTGGTCGTCTTCGGCGGTCTGGTCGCGGCCTCCCTGCCGTTGTTCGTCGGCGCGCTCGCGATCCTCGGCGCGTTCGTACTGCTGCGTGGGTTGTCGGCGGTCACCGACGTGTCGATCTTCTCGATCAACATCGTCACGATGATCGGGCTCGGGCTGGCGATCGACTACGCGCTGTTCATCGTCACCCGCTTCCGCGAAGAGCTTGCTCGCGGCAACGATGTCGAGACGGCGCTGACCGCGACGATGGCGACGGCCGGGCGGACGGTCGCGTTCTCCGGCGTGACGGTCGGGGTGGCGATCAGCAGCCTGGTGCTGTTCCCGGTGATGTTCCTGAAGTCGATGGCGTACGGCGGTGCTGCCGCCGTCGCGGTCGCGATGATCGCGGCACTGACCGCGCTGCCCGCACTGCTCGCCGTGCTCGGGCACCGGGTGAACAGCCTGCGGATCTTCAAGCCCCGCAAGACTTCTGGAGAACACGGCGCGTGGTATCGCCTGGCGCATAGTGTGATGCGGCGGCCGGTGCGGTACGTGCTGGTGCTCGTTCCGGTGCTGCTGGTGCTGGGGATCCCGTTCCTGTCAGCGCAACTGGGCGGGGTCGATCATCGATCGTTGCCGCCGGGCGCCACCTCGCGGACGGTGACCGAGACGCTGCAACGCGACTTCCCAGGAGCGGGCGGGTCGGACATCTACGCGGCGGTGCGGTTCGACTCCGCTCCGAGCGATCCGGCGGCGGCGTTGGCGCCGTACATCTCGCGACTGCAGCAGGTGCGAGACGTGGACAACGTGCGGATCGGTGGTTATGCCAACGGTATCGCGTCCGTTGTCGTGCACACTCACTTCACCGGGCAGGAGTTGGCGGCGCGGGACGTCGTACATGGGGTGCGCGCGGTGCCGGCGCCGACGGGTACGCAGGTCCAGATCGGTGGTGAGACGGCCGCGGTGATCGATCTGCTGCATGTGCTGAAGGAGCGGGCGCCGTACATGGGCGGATTCATCGTGGTGGTGACGTTCGTGCTGCTGTTCATCGCCTTCGGCTCGTTCGTGCTGCCGGCGAAGGCCTTGCTGATGAACGTGCTGTCGTTGTCGGCGGCGTTCGGGGCGATGGTGTGGATCTTCCAGGACGGGCACCTGTCCGGGTTCCTCGGCTTCACGCCGGCCGGGTTCCTGGACGCGACGAATCCGGTGTTGCTGTTCGCCGTCCTGTTCGGACTGTCGATGGACTACGAGGTGTTCCTGCTCAGCCGGATCCGGGAGGAGTACGACCGGACCGGCGACAACACCGAGGCGGTCGCCCACGGACTGCAGCGCACCGGCGGGATCATCACCAGCGCGGCCTTGCTGCTGATCATCGTGGTGGCGGCGTTCTCCACGTCGGGCATCGTGTTCGTGAAGATGATCGGCGTCGGGCTGGTGATCGCCATCGCGCTGGACGCGACGATCGTCCGGGCACTGCTGGTGCCGGCGACGATGCGGCTGCTCGGTCGTGCCAACTGGTGGGCGCCCGCGCCGCTCGTGCGGTGGTGGGAACGCAACGGCTTCCGGGAGACCGATCAGGGCTGGAGCCGGGACAGCTCCCAGGAACCGTCGCCGGAGCTGGCGCGGCGATAA